One segment of Triticum aestivum cultivar Chinese Spring chromosome 2A, IWGSC CS RefSeq v2.1, whole genome shotgun sequence DNA contains the following:
- the LOC123191656 gene encoding uncharacterized protein, which produces MERELVSFLPPAPSRSRKLELAPVHGLRHTLLLRLLLLPRSLPRAIVDFPNQTASPCHGTSKTGGHTQHSDHTIDRARAGGEKSAHSHEAGQLCMHTGADHDRTSMAKWDPTYPRSKQWLTPTRRSLALRRKRLSRHVVSGLSARDSSASGADLELAAPKRRRSIGGSTDWRVGLLLPTTTTASSSSVRKGNDGHARAKRGAWLDEAGVAHFLTALERTWNKTVAGASRMFVERHRSSHMQLISDMV; this is translated from the exons ATGGAGAGAGAGCttgtctccttccttcctccagcTCCCTCCAGATCGAGGAAGCTGGAGCTCGCCCCCGTCCATGGCCTCCGCCACACcctcctgctccgcctgctcctcctcccTCGAAGCCTCCCGCGCGCCATTGTCGATTTCCCAAACCAGACCGCCTCCCCG TGTCACGGGACAAGTAAAACTGGTGGTCACACACAGCACAGCGACCACACGATCGATCGAGCTCGAGCCGGCGGAGAGAAAAGCGCTCACTCCCACGAGGCCGGCCAGCTCTGCATGCACACAGGTGCCGACCACGACCGCACCAGCATGGCCAAGTGGGATCCCACCTACCCGCGCTCCAAGCAGTGGTTAACCCCGACCCGCCGCAGCCTCGCGCTGCGCCGCAAGCGCTTGTCCCGCCACGTCGTGTCGGGGCTCTCCGCCAGAGACTCCAGCGCGTCCGGAGCGGATCTGGAGCTGGCAGCGCCCAAGCGGCGGCGCAGCATCGGCGGGTCCACGGACTGGAGGGTCGGGCTGCTGCTGCCGACCACCAccacagcctcctcctcctccgtgcggaAGGGCAACGACGGCCACGCGCGTGCGAAGCGGGGCGCGTGGCTCGACGAGGCCGGCGTCGCGCACTTCCTCACCGCGCTGGAGCGG acgtggaacaagacggtggcgGGCGCGTCGAGGATGTTCGTGGAGAGGCACCGGAGCAGCCACATGCAGCTCATCAGCGACATGGTCTAG